One Helianthus annuus cultivar XRQ/B chromosome 12, HanXRQr2.0-SUNRISE, whole genome shotgun sequence genomic region harbors:
- the LOC110892725 gene encoding probable receptor-like protein kinase At4g39110 yields the protein MYFFTAFILFLTLLNIVVYYSKKQQEEDDVEKNDPSSSPDKQCRRFKLAEIKQATNDFDDALVVGKGGHGKVYKGKFDFWEGVHVAIKRSNLESNQGAAEFWVEIEMLSKFRHSHIVSLLGYCEKEMILVYEYMPNGSLDDRLHKRRSNYSPLTWVQRLNICTGAARGLDYLHTGTGVHRRVVHRDVKSSNILLDEKLVAKISDFGVSRIGQTYQSGSTADVYTNQIRGTFGYMDAEYFSTHRLTRKSDVYAFGVVLLEVLSGRPALDFTLDEQQHSLAGWAKQCIKEGRMGQIFDPCLKGQAPFSCLKEFGQLAYECILTRSKDRPTMTKVLARLEFVLTWTLQSAQIASDRFGRSMFIEKAWSMFLTKGSILRSSDAKTLGQSIGKYKKVMMMKKHATKVVEVGCHSRQMVPLSPSGQTMISSLKMFKFSKLQRATENFKQDRFLGEGAFGKVYKGWLDSVTFAPRKAGDGLEVAIKKSNPYSTQGFNEWKAEVNFLEKFSHPNVVKLFGYCCEKNFLLVYEYMQKGSLDMHLFTEGAEPLPWDTRIKIATGVAQGLAFLHTTDNNIICRDVKCANILLDEASIKLTELTLNICI from the exons ATGTACTTTTTCACTGCTTTTATATTATTCCTTACTCTATTgaatatagttgtttattattcAAAGAAACAACAGGAGGAAGATGATGTTGAGAAGAATGATCCATCGTCATCACCCGATAAACAGTGTAGACGTTTTAAACTTGCTGAAATCAAACAAGCTACTAATGATTTTGATGATGCTCTTGTTGTTGGAAAGGGGGGCCATGGTAAGGTATACAAAGGTAAATTTGACTTTTGGGAAGGAGTACATGTTGCCATCAAGAGATCAAATCTTGAATCCAATCAAGGGGCAGCCGAGTTCTGGGTAGAGATTGAAATGCTCTCCAAGTTTCGTCATAGTCATATCGTCTCTTTATTAGGATATTGTGAAAAAGAAATGATCCTTGTTTACGAATACATGCCCAATGGAAGTCTTGATGATCGTTTGCACAAAAGAAGAAGTAATTATTCTCCATTAACATGGGTTCAAAGGCTCAATATTTGCACAGGTGCGGCACGTGGTTTAGACTATCTCCATACGGGTACAGGTGTCCACCGCAGAGTCGTACACCGTGATGTCAAGAGTTCAAACATCTTGCTGGATGAGAAATTGGTAGCTAAGATTTCTGATTTCGGGGTGTCCAGGATTGGTCAAACATATCAGTCAGGTTCTACCGCAGATGTTTATACCAATCAGATCAGAGGCACTTTTGGGTACATGGATGCTGAGTATTTCTCAACTCACAGACTGACACGAAAATCTGATGTGTATGCGTTCGGTGTGGTGTTATTGGAAGTGTTGAGTGGCAGACCTGCTTTGGATTTTACATTGGATGAGCAGCAACACAGCCTAGCTGGATGGGCCAAACAATGCATAAAAGAAGGTAGGATGGGTCAGATTTTTGATCCATGTTTGAAGGGGCAAGCCCCGTTTAGCTGCCTGAAGGAATTTGGGCAACTTGCATATGAATGCATCCTTACTCGTTCTAAGGATCGACCCACAATGACTAAGGTTCTGGCTAGGCTCGAGTTTGTGTTAACATGGACCCTGCAAAGTGCGCAGATAGCTAGTGACCGATTCGGAAGATCCATGTTTATTGAGAAGGCTTGGTCAATGTTTTTGACCAAAGGTTCAA TCCTCAGAAGTTCTGATGCAAAAACACTGGGGCAAAGCATCGGCAAATATAAGAAAGTCATGATGATGAAAAAACATGCCACAAAGGTGGTGGAAGTTGGCTGTCATAGTCGGCAGATGGTGCCACTGTCGCCTAGTGGGCAGACAATGATATCAAGCCTGAAGATGTTCAAGTTTTCCAAGCTACAGAGGGCCACAGAGAATTTCAAACAGGACAGGTTCCTTGGAGAGGGTGCTTTCGGGAAGGTTTACAAAGGGTGGTTGGATAGTGTAACATTTGCCCCACGGAAAGCTGGTGATGGGCTTGAAGTGGCCATCAAGAAATCAAATCCCTACAGCACTCAAGGCTTCAACGAGTGGAAG gCAGAAGTGAACTTCTTGGAAAAATTTAGCCACCCGAATGTTGTTAAGCTGTTTGGATATTGCTGCGAAAAGAACTTTCTTCTCGTTTATGAATATATGCAAAAAGGAAGCTTAGATATGCATCTCTTCACCG AAGGTGCAGAACCCCTTCCATGGGACACACGGATTAAAATAGCAACGGGAGTAGCTCAAGGTCTTGCTTTCTTGCACACTACAGATAATAATATCATTTGCAGGGATGTGAAATGCGCAAATATTTTGTTAGACGAGGCAAGTATAAAACTAACAGAACTTACTTTAAATATTTGTATATGA